One Armatimonadota bacterium genomic window carries:
- a CDS encoding Bacterial alpha-L-rhamnosidase gives MRAWPKDLTAFAAILVGCEDRSNLPATITAPRDDRVTGAPRTPLTVIREPGIQSWIAISSTHLTLKRILKMTPIVYNHDLELVMAMPELTTWETEPLLEGYDPETKEGEFKIAPAKWIWLPSERTLPCTFVMFRKQFELEKVPKFARGWIAADSRYVLYVNGERIQFGPAPHDPRHAEADPVDIARYLKKGTNVIGVHVLFYGQGDGTWPTGKPGLIFRVNVGREVIASDNTWKCSVDRSRTPGRAKRWYLRALQEDYDASKFWHGWNFANYATDLYWYDAEELKTPGNAAAIASPYPSYGEDIALAQTKGSTLIGRSIPMMVEEELHAPLFEYFRVNWKGNPNDWFDFRVPGLMETSRSEPPERLGPGCHLLTYELPFLMIGWPEVFCSKAPEGAIIELICQESRSDDQTLLDTQFFAWTRFRLSPDQSRYEPFDYEACKYIQLHVEVPPGKSMSRPSVSFRRRVLLTNHAQRLEVDNPRLQMLMVASDLTLKNSAQDIVVDGMARERQQYAGDCAHQLHAVRQAHGNISISRRFLRQFGYGQMENGVWFDSWPAYDRYARLAQRQLGLTNWGPLVDHSIGFVIEHINHWLQTGERQPYEENRDRIVRFMDYLQTITGLDGLLRVEDLGTEAVWLDHDSFQEQAHKKLAFNLYALQMRVMLGWIEGEPPNLDLEIDAIRRQFWHDKVGAFINNRYEIASRGARYCDRSISHLFWLHAHGIEIAPDLTKAIDLLVRQPKSLGIGYPANSVWRHWALARIGRVDLIIDELMTRWATMASVRQTTTIQEMWNAVPGGKDQMSHCAVAPTIAMHQAVLGAGQNPDGSWFIRPQMGSLRSIDIHSWTPFGKLCFKADLGLDDYVCRLIKPSGMPLTIRTSTPLELPFRDRGHEFSTDLTEMSLVEFRLSPYAENRLIYEIEKVD, from the coding sequence ATGAGAGCCTGGCCCAAGGACTTAACAGCATTTGCTGCCATTTTGGTTGGTTGTGAGGATCGCTCCAACCTTCCTGCCACTATAACTGCCCCTCGTGACGACCGCGTGACGGGGGCGCCCCGTACACCGTTAACCGTTATCCGAGAACCGGGAATCCAGAGTTGGATTGCGATTTCTTCGACCCATTTAACGCTTAAGCGAATCCTAAAAATGACACCGATAGTATATAACCACGATTTAGAACTCGTCATGGCCATGCCAGAACTGACCACGTGGGAGACTGAGCCGCTCCTCGAAGGCTACGACCCCGAAACCAAAGAAGGGGAATTTAAGATTGCGCCCGCCAAGTGGATTTGGTTGCCATCCGAGCGCACATTGCCATGCACGTTCGTGATGTTCCGCAAGCAATTCGAACTTGAAAAGGTTCCAAAGTTCGCCCGAGGGTGGATTGCGGCCGATAGCCGCTATGTTCTGTACGTGAACGGCGAGCGCATCCAATTTGGGCCGGCACCGCACGACCCTCGCCATGCCGAAGCCGACCCAGTCGATATCGCCCGCTATCTGAAGAAAGGGACCAATGTGATCGGTGTGCACGTGCTGTTCTACGGGCAAGGCGATGGCACATGGCCAACAGGCAAGCCTGGACTGATTTTCCGTGTGAACGTTGGAAGGGAAGTGATCGCGAGCGACAATACGTGGAAGTGCTCGGTCGATCGTTCACGGACGCCTGGCCGCGCAAAGCGCTGGTATCTGCGCGCTCTGCAGGAGGACTATGACGCGTCGAAGTTCTGGCACGGCTGGAACTTTGCAAATTATGCGACAGACCTCTATTGGTACGACGCCGAAGAGTTGAAGACGCCAGGAAATGCGGCGGCGATCGCTAGTCCGTACCCTTCCTACGGGGAAGACATCGCCCTTGCCCAAACCAAGGGCTCGACGCTGATCGGCCGGTCGATCCCGATGATGGTGGAGGAAGAACTGCACGCCCCACTCTTCGAGTACTTCCGAGTCAATTGGAAGGGAAATCCGAACGACTGGTTCGACTTTCGTGTGCCGGGGCTGATGGAGACCTCGCGTAGCGAACCTCCCGAACGGTTGGGGCCAGGATGCCATCTGCTCACCTACGAACTGCCTTTCCTGATGATCGGCTGGCCGGAAGTATTTTGCTCGAAGGCACCCGAGGGCGCGATTATCGAACTGATCTGCCAGGAGAGTCGGTCCGACGATCAGACGTTGTTGGATACACAGTTCTTTGCTTGGACTCGGTTCCGGTTGAGCCCCGACCAGAGCAGGTACGAGCCCTTTGACTACGAAGCTTGTAAGTACATCCAGCTTCACGTCGAAGTCCCGCCCGGCAAGAGTATGAGTAGACCGAGTGTTTCTTTCCGGCGGCGTGTACTGCTCACTAACCACGCCCAAAGACTCGAGGTCGATAATCCGCGCCTGCAAATGCTGATGGTGGCGTCCGATCTGACCCTCAAGAATTCGGCCCAAGACATTGTCGTGGATGGCATGGCGCGCGAGCGACAGCAGTACGCCGGGGACTGCGCCCACCAGCTTCATGCCGTGCGCCAAGCACACGGAAACATCTCCATTTCTCGTCGCTTCCTTCGGCAGTTTGGCTATGGGCAAATGGAGAACGGCGTGTGGTTTGACTCCTGGCCGGCCTATGACCGCTACGCTCGCTTAGCCCAACGCCAGTTGGGGCTGACCAATTGGGGACCGCTGGTGGATCATTCCATCGGGTTCGTGATCGAGCACATTAACCACTGGTTGCAAACCGGTGAGCGCCAACCGTACGAAGAGAATCGGGACCGCATCGTGCGGTTCATGGATTATCTTCAGACCATCACGGGGCTGGATGGCTTGCTTAGGGTCGAAGACCTTGGTACCGAAGCGGTGTGGCTAGATCATGACTCCTTCCAGGAGCAAGCGCACAAGAAACTGGCCTTCAATCTCTACGCTCTCCAGATGCGTGTGATGCTGGGCTGGATTGAGGGTGAGCCGCCGAATTTGGACTTGGAAATCGATGCGATCCGACGTCAGTTCTGGCATGACAAAGTGGGCGCTTTCATCAACAACCGTTACGAAATCGCCTCCCGCGGGGCGCGGTACTGTGACCGGTCGATTTCGCACCTCTTTTGGCTCCACGCGCACGGTATCGAGATCGCTCCCGACCTGACCAAGGCCATCGACCTACTGGTCCGCCAACCCAAGTCGCTTGGCATCGGCTATCCGGCGAATTCGGTTTGGCGGCATTGGGCATTGGCAAGAATCGGGCGCGTTGATCTGATCATCGACGAGTTGATGACGAGATGGGCGACGATGGCCTCGGTTCGGCAGACGACCACGATTCAGGAGATGTGGAACGCCGTTCCGGGTGGGAAGGATCAGATGAGTCATTGCGCCGTTGCCCCGACCATCGCGATGCACCAAGCGGTGCTTGGTGCCGGTCAGAATCCTGATGGAAGTTGGTTCATTCGACCGCAGATGGGCAGTCTGAGGTCCATCGATATTCATAGCTGGACTCCGTTCGGCAAGCTATGCTTCAAGGCAGATCTGGGCTTGGACGACTACGTTTGCCGTCTCATCAAACCGTCGGGAATGCCACTCACAATCCGGACTTCGACGCCACTTGAGTTACCATTCCGGGACCGTGGTCATGAGTTCTCGACCGACCTTACCGAGATGTCCCTGGTCGAATTCCGGCTCTCGCCGTACGCGGAGAATAGGCTGATCTACGAAATCGAAAAGGTGGACTGA